AACGATTATGTAGGTTCGAGTCCTACTTCTGATCAACAGATCGGAATGGCGGAATAGGTATACGCACTGATTTTAGAATCAGCAATCGAGAGTCATAGATCTCGTAAATCTAGGACAATCACCCTTTGTGGATAGGGAGAGTTTGAGGGATCTCGTTAAAAATCCTTCTCTTGGAGCGGTGGCTCGCCTTAGTTAAGCCAAAAGAAGAAACCCTGCGGGACAGGTCGGGAATTTAGAGCAATCAAGGTTCCAGTCCAGATCTCGCCTTGAATGTAAGTCCAGTCACGATTCGAGACCGTGATTCTGGAATGGCTTGGAGAACTAAAACGAAGATCGTTAGATCAGACTAAATAGTTCAAAAACCTATTTCGGGTAGCGGTTGAGACGAACCGACAGACTCACATTCCGCGAGGGATGGATGACCTCAACGCAGGGTTTCTTTAAAAAAGTATTGTTTCAGGGTTTTACCGGTAACGCCCTGTTCAAATAGTGTAAATTTTAATCGATCGCAGATTGTGGTCACAAAGAAAAGAGAAATGAAAATTTCTAGAAAAGTCATCAAGACCGGTACTGTGGGACTGGTCTTCAAAGACGGTGAATTTGTCAGAATGTTGAATGCAGGCGTTCACTGGGTACGCTTTCGCGAAAGCGTAAAAATCTTCTACATGACTGCACAACTTAAGCTGGACGTGCGACTGGAAGAAGTCTTGCTCAAGGATGCGAAAGTTCTAGAGAACCTACATGTTGTTGATGTGGGTGACGGCGAGCTGGTTTTTAAATTTGTCAATAACATCTACAGTCATGTACTCACCACCGGAAGATACCTCTACTGGAAAGGGTTCATGGACTACAAGTTTGTCAAGGCAGATTTGAGTAAAATCGAGATCACCGAGGATCTGGACAGCAGCATTTTAAGTCGCTACGGTGTGAATCAATATGTTAGAACCTTTGAAGTAGGCGCTACTGAAAAAGGGGTGTTGCTAGTCGAGGACAAATTTGATCGTGTGCTGGAAAGCGGTGTGTATAGGTTTTGGAAGAACGACATCAGCATCAAGTTTGCCAAAACTGACACGAGAACCCTTCAAATGGAGGTAAGCGGTCAAGAGTTGCTGACGAAGGATAAGGCGAGCATCAGAACCTTTCTGTTTGCAAAATACCGAGTAGTGGATGTGAAACGTGCGCTCATGGGAACCAAGGATTTTGAAAAACAATTTTATGTGGATCTACAACTGGCTCTGCGTGGTTTTGTAGGAAACTTTACGCTGGATGAACTCCTTGAAAGCAAGGAAGATCTAGCCGCGAGC
This genomic interval from Nonlabens spongiae contains the following:
- a CDS encoding slipin family protein — encoded protein: MKISRKVIKTGTVGLVFKDGEFVRMLNAGVHWVRFRESVKIFYMTAQLKLDVRLEEVLLKDAKVLENLHVVDVGDGELVFKFVNNIYSHVLTTGRYLYWKGFMDYKFVKADLSKIEITEDLDSSILSRYGVNQYVRTFEVGATEKGVLLVEDKFDRVLESGVYRFWKNDISIKFAKTDTRTLQMEVSGQELLTKDKASIRTFLFAKYRVVDVKRALMGTKDFEKQFYVDLQLALRGFVGNFTLDELLESKEDLAASINAKTVVTARDLGIELLDVGVRDIILTGEMKEIMNKVLMAQKTAQANVITRREETASTRSLLNTAKLMEENAMLYKLKEMEYVEKIADKIGEITVTGNGGMVGQLKEIFAAGK